A window from Clupea harengus chromosome 14, Ch_v2.0.2, whole genome shotgun sequence encodes these proteins:
- the wdr32 gene encoding DDB1- and CUL4-associated factor 10 — protein MSSGGPGSDTEESQDRPYSRAPERDEPEEQESEDEEDEEEDQTLEQACGSNSGNVPQQNSSRPEQGERTPASGVCDSIFSWIWKRSIRRGPYVDPSRDNFRTMTSLYASMNPASDSVNLNTQTHGAVFNLEYSPDGSVLTVACEQTEVLLFDPVSSKHIKTLVEAHEDCVNNIRFLDNRLFATCSDDTTIALWDLRNLSGKVCTLHGHASWVKNIEYDTNTRLLVTSGFDGNVITWDTNRFTEDGCPHKKFFHTRYLMRMRLTPDCSRMLISTSSGYLLILHDLDLTQSLEVGSYRILRARRTPLNTDGSPSGSRPVGVPRHGNDSSKLHPHREGLSPRNSLEVLTPEVPGEREKGNCITSLQLHPKGWATLLRCSSNTDDQEWTCVYEFQEDQHQRHPVQPRCSLRLTHYIEEANVGRGYIKELCFSPDGRLICSPHGYGVRLLAFDERCGELADCIPTRTALLREVRSIYSHSDVVLTSKFSPTHCQLATGCLSGRVALYQPHF, from the exons ATGAGCTCGGGTGGCCCGGGCAGCGACACCGAGGAGTCTCAAGACAGGCCCTATAGTCGAGCCCCGGAGCGTGACGAACCGGAGGAGCAAGAGTCcgaagatgaagaagatgaggaggaggatcagACACTAGAGCAAGCTTGTGGGAGCAACTCCGGGAATGTTCCACAACAGAATAGCTCGAGACCTGAGCAGGGGGAGCGCACGCctgcctctggtgtgtgtgactcgATTTTCTCGTGGATCTGGAAGCGAAGTATCCGCCGGGGCCCATACGTTGACCCATCTCGGGATAATTTTCGTACCATGACCAGTCTGTATGCATCAATGAACCCTGCGTCCGATTCGGTGAACCTGAACACGCAGACGCACGGGGCAGTCTTTAACCTAGAGTACTCACCAGACGG gtcggtGCTGACGGTGGCTTGTGAACAGACGGAGGTGCTGCTCTTTGATCCGGTATCCTCTAAACATATCAAAACTCTGGTGGAGGCACACGAGGACTGCGTCAACAACATCAG GTTCCTGGACAACCGGTTGTTTGCCACATGTTCGGATGACACCACCATTGCACTCTGGGACCTGCGGAACTTGAGTGGGAAGGTGTGTACGCTGCATGGCCACGCTAGCTGGGTGAAGAACATAGAGTACGACACAAACACGCGTCTGCTCGTCACCTCTGGCTTCGATGGGAATGTCATCACCTGGGACACCAATAg gtTTACAGAGGACGGTTGTCCCCATAAGAAGTTCTTCCACACGCGTTACCTGATGCGGATGCGTCTGACGCCGGACTGCAGTCGCATGCTCATCAGCACCTCCTCTGGCTACCTGCTCATACTGCACGACCTGGACCTGACCCAGAGCCTGGAGGTCGGCAGCTACCGCATCCTACGAGCCCGCCGCACCCCGCTCAACACag atGGGTCTCCATCCGGCTCAAGACCAGTTGGTGTTCCTCGCCATGGAAACGACTCCAGCAAACTCCACCCCCACAGAGAAG GTTTATCTCCCAGGAACAGTCTAGAGGTGTTGACTCCCGAGGTTCCTGGCGAGAGGGAAAAGGGGAACTGCATCACCTCCCTCCAGCTGCATCCGAAAGGCTGGGCCACCCTGCTGCGCTGTTCCAGCAATACAGATGACCAGGAG tGGACGTGTGTGTACGAGTTCCAGGAGGATCAGCACCAGCGCCACCCGGTTCAACCCCGCTGCTCGCTGCGCCTCACCCACTACATCGAGGAGGCCAACGTGGGCCGCGGCTACATCAAGGAGCTGTGCTTCAGCCCGGACGGCCGGCTGATCTGCTCGCCGCACGGCTACGGCGTGCGCCTGCTGGCCTTCGACGAGCGCTGCGGCGAGCTGGCCGACTGCATCCCCACGCGCACGGCGCTCCTGCGGGAGGTGCGCTCCATCTACTCGCACAGCGACGTGGTGCTCACCTCCAAGTTCTCGCCCACGCACTGCCAGCTGGCCACGGGCTGCTTAAGCGGACGCGTGGCCCTTTACCAGCCGCACTTCTGa
- the pomk gene encoding protein O-mannose kinase, with translation MGNGRAVLCSLPVVAVCLAALLCANLLLYLYLDSLYPSFVFPSPHRHCPPRHFKLGTMHDCVPWLECPEIRADIRRLKMVGQGAVKKVYLSEWRGQKVAVCALSSEAYRADFLHGLSMLRLLQSARVVQLVGACEGDGVFVTEYHPLGTPLGLDEALAIPRYRSSDAWQTRLRLALDYVVFLSFLHASPAGVRVMCDSNDLSKTLSQFLLTADFRLVANDLDALPEATPGGHGVKCGPRQLTGDFVAPEQLWPHGEDKPFADELMPSYSEKTDIWKIPDVTSFLLGHVIGSDVIHFHLFQIHADCKKQDPRQRPTAKEVLSVYRAVYDTMVENQQQSRDML, from the exons ATGGGGAATGGTCGGGCAGTATTGTGCAGCCTGCCGGTCGTAGCGGTTTGCCTTGCAGCGCTACTGTGTGCCAACCTACTGCTCTACTTGTACCTGGATTCCCTGTACCCGAGTTTTGTCTTCCCGTCCCCGCATCGGCACTGCCCACCTCGCCACTTCAAGCTCGGCACCATGCACGACTGTGTGCCCTGGCTGGAGTGTCCGGAGATACGAGCTGACATCCGCAGGCTGAAGATGGTTGGACAAGGAGCAGTAAAGAAG gTGTACCTGTCAGAGTGGAGAGGACAGaaggtggctgtgtgtgcgctttCCTCTGAGGCCTATCGAGCTGACTTCCTTCATGGTCTCTCTATGCTGCGTTTGCTCCAGAGCGCGCGTGTGGTGCAGCTCGTTGGGGCCTGCGAAGGAGATGGCGTCTTTGTCACCGAATACCACCCCTTGGGCACCCCATTGGGCCTTGATGAGGCCCTGGCGATCCCACGTTACCGTAGCAGTGACGCGTGGCAGACCCGTTTACGCCTGGCACTGGACTACGTTGTTTTTCTCAGTTTTCTCCACGCCAGTCCAGCAGGCGTGCGAGTCATGTGTGACTCAAACGACCTCAGCAAGACCCTCAGCCAGTTTCTGCTGACCGCAGACTTTCGGCTGGTAGCCAACGATCTTGACGCTCTACCGGAGGCAACCCCTGGAGGTCACGGGGTCAAGTGTGGCCCTCGGCAGCTCACAGGGGACTTTGTGGCTCCAGAGCAGCTGTGGCCCCACGGGGAAGACAAACCCTTCGCAGACGAACTCATGCCCAGCTACAGTGAAAAGACAGACATTTGGAAAATTCCAGACGTCACAAGCTTCTTGCTAGGGCATGTTATAGGAAGTGATGTCATACATTTTCATCTGTTTCAGATCCATGCAGACTGTAAGAAACAGGACCCTAGACAACGTCCCACAGCAAAGGAGGTTCTAAGTGTGTACCGTGCTGTCTATGACACCATGGTGGAGAACCAGCAACAATCGCGAGACATGCTCTAG
- the grxcr1b gene encoding glutaredoxin domain-containing cysteine-rich protein 1: MADFLRRKEDKAERTVRFRVASARSGRVLREVFREDASSGTDSVDSDATCTFEPERAVSPVTSEANGHLSGLGSLEPDDSGSDQDDLLMYASATQEEHFSGKRVNIFSKNGTVRGVRDKVSAGQVLFNDLSKLYVGSLHSSRPPRQRP; encoded by the exons ATGGCAGACTTCTTAAGACGCAAGGAGGACAAAGCAGAGAGGACAGTGCGATTTCGTGTGGCGTCAGCACGCAGTGGCCGTGTCCTTAGAGAGGTGTTTCGAGAAGACGCCAGCTCGGGAACAGACTCAGTTGACTCGGATGCCACCTGCACATTCGAACCTGAGCGCGCAGTCTCTCCGGTGACAAGCGAAGCAAACGGGCACCTGAGCGGGCTTGGTAGCTTGGAGCCGGATGATAGCGGGAGCGATCAGGATGACCTGCTGATGTACGCGAGTGCAACGCAAGAAGAACACTTCAGTGGAAAGCGTGTGAACATCTTTAGTAAGAACGGGACAGTGCGTGGCGTGCGGGACAAAGTGAGTGCGGGACAGGTCCTCTTCAATGATCTCTCGAAACTCTATGTG GGGTCCCTCCACAGCAGCAGGCCCCCAAGACAGAGACCATAA
- the zgc:123321 gene encoding protein YIPF5-like: MGDFQQYDQDFYQTGYYIDDQGQVGYSYDPNYALSPEYQEGEGVYDPSMDSAYPGQVFQPPVPPGTTEYTGDGYEEEPPLLEELGINFDHIWQKTLTVLNPLMPVDGSIMNETDLTGPMLFCVALGATLLMAGKSHFGYVYGFSAVGCVGMHLLLNVMSEFSVSCGCVASVLGYCLLPMVALSAFAVLCSLQGLLGMILASLVIGWCSHSASKIFSTTLGLTGQRLLVAYPCGLLYGVFALLSVF; this comes from the exons ATGGGGGACTTCCAGCAGTATGATCAGGACTTTTATCAGACAGGCTATTACATAGACGACCAAGGTCAGGTGGGCTACAGCTATGACCCAAACTACGCTCTGAGTCCAGAGTACCAGGAGGG TGAGGGTGTGTATGACCCCTCAATGGACTCAGCCTACCCTGGGCAGGTCTTTCAACCTCCGGTGCCTCCTGGGACAACAGAGTACACGGGAGATGGCTATGAGGAAGAGCCCCCCCTGCTGGAGG AGCTGGGCATTAACTTTGACCACATCTGGCAGAAGACCCTAACTGTGCTGAACCCCCTGATGCCAGTTGATGGCAGCATCATGAATGAGACAGACCTGACTGGACCCATGCTGTTCTGTGTCGCCCTGGGAGCCACCCTGCTGATg GCTGGGAAGTCTCACTTTGGTTATGTGTATGGCTTCAGTGCTGTAGGATGCGTGGGGATGCACTTGCTGTTAAATGTCATGAGTGAGTTTTCAGtgtcgtgtgggtgtgtggccaGTGTGCTGGGCTACTGCCTCCTCCCCATGGTGGCGCTGTCTGCATTTGCTGTCTTATGCTCTCTACA AGGGCTGCTGGGTATGATCCTCGCCTCgcttgtgattggctggtgcaGTCACTCTGCCTCGAAGATCTTCAGCACCACTCTGGGATTGACGGGACAGAGGCTGCTGGTAGCCTATCCCTGTGGTCTGCTCTACGGGGTATTTGCCCTACTCTCAGTCTTCTGA